A stretch of the Planktothricoides raciborskii GIHE-MW2 genome encodes the following:
- a CDS encoding helix-turn-helix transcriptional regulator produces the protein MRFPASYFKADFFKVLSNPIRIQILDTLRTGEKNVNDIAHYLELEASSVSQQLTVLRRSNLVIARKQGNQVFYSIRDLAIFKVLDAALEVFNNHLVDVRETLEKLE, from the coding sequence ATGCGTTTTCCAGCAAGTTACTTTAAGGCAGATTTTTTCAAGGTGCTTTCTAATCCGATCCGGATTCAAATTCTGGATACCCTGCGTACAGGAGAAAAAAACGTCAATGATATTGCTCACTATCTAGAGTTAGAAGCATCTTCAGTTTCTCAACAACTGACGGTGTTGCGTCGCAGTAACTTGGTGATCGCTCGCAAGCAAGGCAACCAGGTGTTTTACTCAATCCGGGATTTGGCGATTTTTAAAGTGCTCGATGCAGCTTTGGAAGTGTTTAACAACCACCTAGTTGACGTCCGGGAGACTTTGGAAAAACTAGAGTAA
- a CDS encoding NACHT domain-containing protein, with translation MFGIDDVINAILAGSKGAIPLAVKQAQRQELFITILKKFNLDPEHPPADFTGVYQYALVEYGANQLGILNQEDLRLILELFRQKEIKEAFHQAFNGDNPRFFLNQVEKYIEEYALGDEIRDRRINILPELAKFSDIFIEIVKRTRNPAEVRRDQTIDRLYAEFKSAIAQLNQRFESLHSLPPGDRPAFSNSNFTQQLHNWFDALYDFEREDVWESDYFEWIIQVPARRRYDRILVRGIEGEANINDLKALEESVEKHQTDEGWLVAPSRVSQAVRDAVEGDRRLFCYTFDELIDEAVNFSGYLNWLETEVKRQKIDTLYVPLACTKEELDPKTQQSLGKSRYDQRNGWIDRYINTWLNDSAKEHLSILGEFGTGKTWFVLHYAWQAVQKYRTAKAEGNKLPRLPLVIPLRDYAKAVSVESLFSEFFFRQHDVGLPNYKAFEQLNRMGKLLLIFDGFDEMAAKVDRQKMINNFWELAKVVVPGSKAILTCRTEHFPEAKEGRDLLNAELQASTSKLIRQPPHFEVLELEKLNNEQIREVLCKREAKPETIAKIMANPELVDLARRPVMVNLILEALPEIESGKPIDLARIYLYAVRRKMERDIKTDRTFTSMTDKLYFLCELAWEMLSTDQMSLNYRLFPDRIRRCFGPVVQEQKDLDHWHYDMMGQTLLIRNADGDYSPAHRSLLEFFVAYKFAVQLGILAPDFAEIATISFADNLRETFGQAPLTKALLDLLLPMLNLEIAKQRLLDLIAATKGKTEAEVGYLGGNAATVLLKVDPTSLQNRDFSNTVILGADFTTANLRNVNFTNANLNESLFAKAFDFVLSVAFSPDGRFLATGHDNGEVRLWEVADGEQIAIYRGHSNSVRSVAISPDGNILASGSDDQTIKLWDLHSGDCLQTLPGHSNPVKSVAISPDGKILASGSYDNTIKLWDIESGECLKTLQGHSNSVFSVAISPDGNILASGSYDNTIKLWDLHSGDCLQTLPGHNNWVRSVAISPDGKTLASGSNDHTIKLWDLHSGHCLQTLPGHSDWVWSVAISPDGNILASGSVDNTIKLWNLHSGQCLQTLQEHSNSVWSVAISPDGKTLASGSVDNTIKLWDFHSGDCLQTLQGHSNSVFSVAYAPDGNILASGGSDKTIQLWDLHSGDCLQTLPGHSSLIWSVAYAPDGKTLASGSYDNTIKLWDIDSGDCLQTFEGHSNWVFLVAYAPDGNILASGSDDNTIKLWDLHSGHCLQTLRGHSHSLWSVAISPDGNILASGGSDNTIKLWDLHSGECLQTLPGHSNWVRSVVFSPDGNILASGSDDETIKLWDLHSGKCLQTLRGHSNSVWSVAISPDGNILASGSDDQTIKLWDIHSGDCLQTLRGHRSVVWSVAISPDGKTLASGSSDGTIKIWDLQSGECLKTISNKLYAGAKIAGVTGLTAAEKASLIALGAVEF, from the coding sequence ATGTTTGGAATTGACGATGTTATTAATGCCATCCTAGCTGGGTCTAAGGGTGCCATACCTTTGGCGGTAAAGCAAGCTCAACGTCAAGAGTTATTTATTACAATACTAAAAAAATTTAATCTCGATCCAGAGCATCCCCCAGCCGACTTTACTGGGGTTTATCAATATGCTTTGGTCGAGTATGGGGCGAATCAATTAGGAATATTGAATCAGGAAGATTTGCGGTTGATTCTGGAACTATTTCGCCAAAAAGAAATAAAAGAAGCATTTCACCAGGCGTTCAATGGAGACAATCCAAGATTTTTTTTAAATCAAGTAGAAAAATATATTGAAGAATATGCCCTCGGAGATGAAATCCGCGATCGCCGCATAAATATTTTGCCCGAATTGGCTAAATTTAGCGATATTTTTATTGAGATAGTTAAACGCACTCGCAACCCCGCAGAAGTGCGACGCGATCAGACAATCGATCGCTTATACGCAGAGTTCAAAAGCGCGATCGCTCAACTTAACCAACGATTCGAGAGTCTGCATAGTTTACCACCAGGCGATCGCCCCGCATTTTCTAATAGCAATTTTACCCAGCAATTACATAACTGGTTTGATGCTTTATATGATTTCGAGAGAGAAGATGTTTGGGAATCAGACTATTTTGAATGGATCATTCAAGTTCCCGCAAGGCGAAGATATGACCGAATTTTAGTGAGAGGCATTGAAGGGGAAGCAAATATTAATGATTTAAAAGCTTTAGAGGAATCCGTAGAAAAACATCAGACTGATGAAGGGTGGTTAGTGGCGCCGAGTCGGGTGAGTCAAGCGGTTAGAGATGCAGTAGAGGGCGATCGCCGTTTATTTTGCTATACCTTTGATGAATTGATTGATGAAGCCGTAAACTTTAGCGGTTATTTGAATTGGTTAGAAACTGAGGTTAAACGCCAAAAAATCGATACATTATATGTACCCCTTGCTTGTACTAAAGAAGAACTCGACCCAAAAACTCAGCAAAGTCTGGGAAAAAGTCGCTATGACCAACGCAATGGTTGGATAGATCGCTACATTAATACTTGGTTAAACGATTCTGCTAAAGAACATTTATCGATTTTAGGGGAATTTGGCACGGGCAAAACTTGGTTTGTTTTGCACTATGCGTGGCAAGCGGTGCAAAAATATCGGACAGCAAAAGCAGAAGGGAATAAACTGCCTCGTTTACCTTTGGTGATTCCTTTGCGAGACTATGCCAAAGCAGTATCAGTGGAATCGCTGTTTTCCGAATTTTTCTTTCGCCAACATGATGTAGGTTTGCCCAATTATAAAGCCTTTGAACAACTCAACCGTATGGGTAAATTGTTGTTAATTTTTGATGGCTTTGACGAAATGGCAGCCAAGGTCGATCGCCAGAAAATGATTAATAACTTTTGGGAATTGGCTAAAGTGGTGGTGCCCGGTTCCAAGGCTATTCTCACTTGTCGCACAGAGCATTTTCCCGAAGCCAAAGAAGGGCGGGATTTACTCAATGCGGAACTGCAAGCCTCAACATCCAAATTAATCAGACAACCCCCACACTTTGAAGTGTTGGAGTTAGAAAAACTGAATAATGAGCAAATTCGAGAAGTATTGTGCAAACGAGAAGCCAAGCCCGAAACTATCGCGAAAATTATGGCTAATCCTGAATTAGTGGACTTAGCCCGTCGTCCGGTAATGGTCAATTTAATTTTGGAAGCATTACCAGAGATTGAATCAGGAAAGCCCATCGATTTAGCCAGAATTTATCTCTATGCGGTGCGGCGCAAAATGGAACGGGATATTAAAACCGATCGCACCTTTACCTCAATGACGGATAAGCTTTATTTTCTTTGTGAGTTAGCTTGGGAAATGCTTTCTACTGACCAAATGAGCCTCAACTATCGCCTATTTCCCGACCGGATTCGCCGCTGTTTTGGTCCAGTGGTGCAGGAACAAAAAGATTTAGATCATTGGCATTATGACATGATGGGTCAAACCCTATTAATTCGCAATGCTGATGGTGACTATTCCCCAGCCCATCGTTCTTTATTAGAGTTTTTTGTTGCCTATAAATTCGCCGTGCAATTGGGGATATTAGCGCCGGACTTTGCGGAAATCGCTACTATTTCATTTGCGGATAACTTGCGCGAAACCTTTGGCCAAGCCCCTCTGACTAAAGCCTTGCTGGATTTATTGCTGCCCATGCTAAATCTGGAAATCGCTAAACAGCGATTACTTGATTTAATTGCTGCCACGAAAGGGAAAACTGAAGCGGAAGTGGGTTATCTGGGTGGCAATGCGGCAACGGTATTGTTAAAAGTTGATCCAACCAGTCTGCAAAATCGTGATTTCAGCAATACGGTAATTTTAGGCGCTGATTTTACTACAGCTAATTTACGCAATGTTAATTTTACCAATGCTAATCTGAACGAATCTTTATTTGCCAAGGCTTTTGATTTTGTTTTATCAGTCGCCTTCAGTCCCGATGGCAGATTCTTAGCCACGGGTCACGATAATGGAGAAGTTCGTCTTTGGGAAGTGGCGGACGGCGAGCAAATAGCCATCTATCGCGGGCATAGCAATTCCGTAAGGTCGGTGGCCATCAGTCCCGACGGCAATATTCTGGCCTCTGGCAGTGATGACCAGACCATAAAACTCTGGGATCTCCATAGCGGCGACTGCCTGCAAACCTTGCCGGGACATAGCAATCCGGTAAAGTCGGTGGCCATCAGTCCCGACGGCAAAATTTTGGCCTCTGGCAGTTATGACAATACGATCAAACTCTGGGATATCGAGAGTGGAGAATGTCTGAAAACTTTACAGGGGCATAGCAATTCGGTATTCTCGGTGGCAATCAGTCCCGACGGGAATATCCTGGCCTCTGGCAGTTATGACAATACGATCAAACTCTGGGATCTCCATAGCGGTGACTGTTTGCAAACTTTGCCAGGGCATAACAATTGGGTCAGGTCGGTGGCCATCAGTCCCGACGGGAAAACTCTAGCCTCTGGCAGTAATGACCATACGATCAAACTCTGGGATCTCCATAGCGGTCACTGCCTGCAAACTTTGCCGGGACATAGCGATTGGGTATGGTCGGTGGCCATCAGTCCCGACGGGAATATTTTGGCCTCTGGCAGTGTTGACAATACGATCAAACTCTGGAATCTCCATAGCGGCCAATGCCTGCAAACTTTGCAGGAGCATAGCAATTCAGTATGGTCGGTGGCAATCAGTCCCGACGGGAAAACTTTGGCCTCTGGCAGTGTTGACAATACGATCAAACTCTGGGATTTCCATAGCGGCGACTGCCTACAAACTTTGCAGGGGCATAGCAATTCGGTATTCTCGGTGGCCTACGCTCCCGACGGGAATATTCTGGCCTCCGGCGGTTCTGACAAAACGATACAACTCTGGGATCTCCATAGTGGCGACTGCCTGCAAACTTTACCGGGGCATAGCAGTTTGATATGGTCAGTGGCTTACGCTCCCGACGGGAAAACCCTGGCCTCTGGCAGTTATGACAATACGATCAAACTCTGGGATATTGATAGTGGCGACTGTCTTCAGACCTTTGAGGGGCATAGCAATTGGGTATTTTTGGTGGCCTACGCTCCCGACGGCAATATTCTGGCCTCTGGCAGTGATGACAATACGATCAAACTCTGGGATCTCCATAGCGGCCACTGCCTGCAAACCTTGCGGGGGCATAGCCATTCGTTATGGTCGGTGGCAATCAGTCCCGACGGCAATATTCTGGCTTCTGGCGGTTCTGACAATACGATCAAACTCTGGGATCTCCATAGCGGCGAATGCCTGCAAACTTTACCGGGGCATAGCAATTGGGTAAGATCGGTGGTATTCAGCCCGGACGGCAATATTCTGGCTTCTGGCAGTGATGACGAAACCATAAAACTCTGGGATCTCCATAGCGGCAAGTGTTTGCAAACCTTACGGGGGCATAGCAATTCGGTATGGTCGGTGGCAATCAGTCCTGACGGCAATATCCTGGCTTCTGGCAGTGATGACCAAACCATAAAACTCTGGGATATTCATAGCGGCGACTGTCTGCAAACCTTGCGGGGACATAGAAGCGTGGTATGGTCGGTGGCAATCAGTCCTGACGGCAAAACCTTGGCCTCTGGTAGTTCTGACGGAACGATTAAGATTTGGGATTTGCAGTCCGGTGAATGTCTGAAAACCATTAGCAATAAACTCTATGCCGGGGCGAAGATTGCCGGAGTCACCGGGTTGACGGCAGCCGAGAAAGCCTCGTTGATTGCGTTGGGGGCGGTGGAGTTTTAG
- a CDS encoding antitoxin, with protein MPKSRHISLSKKGEYQVLVIPHEFALSGTEVLLRQEGDRLIIEPIASTSLLDLLNTLPDIADEFPDIDEALLLMILNFSPSE; from the coding sequence ATGCCAAAATCACGTCATATTTCTCTATCAAAAAAGGGAGAATATCAAGTTCTGGTCATTCCCCACGAATTTGCTTTATCGGGGACAGAGGTTTTGCTACGTCAAGAAGGCGATCGCTTAATTATTGAACCGATCGCTTCTACTTCTCTGCTTGATCTGCTGAATACATTGCCAGATATTGCCGATGAGTTTCCTGACATTGATGAAGCACTACTCTTGATGATATTAAATTTTAGTCCGAGCGAATGA
- a CDS encoding ParA family protein: MILCHYDKGGVGKTTLAVHIAGVLRKEQLGQILLVDCDPRPDAWSFYKGRRPKYQEFLSSIDGWLDILWNPPDFNRQFKQIKKADLATYDYIVIDTDSPPEDMVTMMSNNYPDTIVIPINKSQKRSLNDLPSFLDTAADIEIRANREPGINYYPIFLVVPLGIEQDRVISKLEAANPKPKNCQVAPAMENFQDEIDSALEQNKYIWDCPGFASTYEYFYNLCHECLII; this comes from the coding sequence ATTATTCTTTGTCATTACGACAAAGGTGGAGTAGGCAAGACTACCTTAGCGGTGCATATCGCTGGGGTTCTTAGAAAAGAACAATTAGGGCAAATCCTTCTCGTTGATTGCGATCCGCGTCCTGATGCCTGGAGTTTCTACAAAGGTAGACGCCCAAAATATCAAGAATTTTTAAGTTCAATCGATGGCTGGTTAGATATCCTCTGGAATCCTCCCGATTTTAACCGTCAATTTAAGCAAATAAAGAAGGCAGATTTGGCGACTTATGATTATATCGTCATTGATACTGATAGCCCCCCAGAAGATATGGTGACAATGATGAGTAATAACTATCCAGATACCATTGTGATTCCAATTAATAAATCGCAAAAGCGATCGCTCAACGACTTGCCCAGCTTCTTAGATACGGCTGCGGATATAGAAATAAGAGCCAACCGCGAACCAGGAATTAATTACTATCCGATATTTTTAGTTGTACCTCTTGGCATTGAACAAGATCGAGTAATTTCTAAATTAGAGGCAGCAAATCCCAAACCTAAAAATTGTCAAGTTGCCCCAGCAATGGAGAATTTTCAAGATGAAATAGATAGTGCTCTAGAGCAAAATAAGTATATTTGGGATTGTCCAGGATTTGCATCTACTTATGAATATTTTTATAATCTTTGCCATGAATGTTTAATAATCTAG
- a CDS encoding type II toxin-antitoxin system PemK/MazF family toxin: MTNQPNCYETWLVRFPFSDLASNKLRPALVIARHRQELIILGIFSKIPSGQLRDTWVLLEDNYPDFAQTGLKKTSLIRADKIATVDESVFQRQLGILPTDILTLVQEALRNSLNI, translated from the coding sequence ATGACGAACCAGCCTAACTGTTATGAAACTTGGCTAGTTCGCTTTCCTTTTAGCGATTTAGCCTCTAATAAGCTGCGACCAGCTTTAGTGATAGCCCGTCATCGCCAAGAGCTAATTATTTTGGGCATTTTTTCCAAAATTCCCTCCGGGCAATTGCGAGATACTTGGGTTTTGCTAGAGGATAATTATCCTGATTTTGCCCAAACTGGACTAAAAAAGACATCTTTAATTAGGGCTGATAAAATTGCCACTGTTGATGAGTCCGTATTTCAAAGGCAGTTGGGTATTTTGCCCACGGATATTTTGACTTTGGTGCAAGAGGCACTGAGGAATTCTCTAAATATCTAA
- a CDS encoding type II toxin-antitoxin system HicB family antitoxin, whose protein sequence is MPKEPKYEVKMMLHYKIILYWSQEYQAFIAEVPELPGCAADGKTYQEAVQNVEVIMQEWIETAKECDRPIPEPKRRLMIRKKPGFCDNFGISTGRLLQKPGFCKSRCKSKML, encoded by the coding sequence ATGCCGAAAGAACCTAAGTATGAGGTGAAAATGATGCTTCATTATAAAATAATCCTCTATTGGAGTCAAGAATACCAAGCATTTATCGCTGAAGTTCCAGAATTACCGGGTTGTGCCGCTGACGGAAAAACCTATCAAGAAGCGGTGCAAAATGTAGAGGTAATTATGCAGGAATGGATAGAAACTGCCAAAGAATGCGATCGCCCCATCCCCGAACCAAAAAGACGTTTAATGATAAGAAAAAAACCGGGTTTCTGCGATAATTTTGGCATCTCCACAGGGAGGCTTTTGCAGAAACCCGGTTTCTGCAAAAGCCGATGCAAAAGTAAGATGCTATAA
- the ilvB gene encoding biosynthetic-type acetolactate synthase large subunit, with translation MQLQNVTVKRVSGAFALIDSLKRHGVQHIFGYPGGANLPIYDELYRAEAAGELKHILVRHEQAAAHAADGYARATGKVGVCMATSGPGATNLVTGLATAYLDSVPIVAITGQVPSGLIGSDAFQEVDIFGITLPVVKHSYVIRNPNDIARVVAEAFHLASTGRPGPVLIDVPKDMGILECDYEPINPGTVHLPGYRPTVKGNPRQINQALQLIRESSKPLMYVGGGAIASNAHAEIQEVAEHFKIPVTTTLMGKGAFDEHHPLSLGMLGMHGTAYANFAVSNCDLLIAVGARFDDRVTGKLDTFAKDAKVIHIDIDPAEVGKNRKPDVPIVGDVRQVLIDLLRRNHEMGNGLNPEQTKAWRDRIAQWQKQYPLEEPHPSETLSPQEAIVELCRQAPHAYYTTDVGQHQMWAAQFLKTGPRKWVTSGGLGTMGYGVPAAVGVKLALPEVETICISGDGSFQMNMQELGTISHYKVGAKIVILNNGWLGMVRQWQETFYGERYEATDLEQGTPDFVKLANVYGIKGITVNTREELPGAIAQMLAHNGPVILDVHVKRAENCYPMVAPGKSNTEMMGLPQTATEVLANSILECPSCHTVNPSSHKCCSECGTKL, from the coding sequence ATGCAACTGCAAAATGTAACAGTTAAAAGAGTGAGCGGCGCTTTTGCTTTGATTGATAGCTTGAAACGTCACGGGGTACAGCATATTTTTGGTTATCCCGGTGGGGCAAACCTGCCGATTTATGATGAACTTTATCGTGCTGAAGCCGCAGGGGAACTGAAGCATATTCTGGTTAGACATGAACAAGCGGCTGCCCATGCAGCCGATGGCTACGCCCGGGCTACGGGAAAAGTGGGGGTTTGTATGGCCACTTCTGGGCCGGGGGCAACCAACTTGGTGACAGGTTTGGCGACTGCTTATCTCGATTCCGTGCCAATTGTGGCGATTACCGGACAGGTTCCCAGTGGTTTGATTGGCAGTGATGCGTTTCAGGAAGTGGATATTTTTGGGATTACTTTGCCGGTGGTGAAGCATTCTTATGTGATTCGCAATCCTAATGATATTGCTCGCGTGGTGGCAGAAGCGTTCCACTTGGCAAGTACCGGCAGACCAGGCCCGGTGTTGATTGATGTCCCCAAGGATATGGGAATTTTGGAATGTGATTATGAGCCGATTAATCCGGGGACGGTGCATTTGCCCGGATATCGTCCGACGGTGAAAGGAAATCCCCGGCAAATTAATCAAGCCCTGCAATTGATTCGGGAATCCAGTAAGCCGTTGATGTATGTGGGGGGCGGCGCGATCGCCTCTAATGCCCATGCGGAAATTCAAGAAGTGGCGGAACATTTCAAAATTCCTGTCACCACCACCTTGATGGGTAAAGGCGCTTTTGATGAGCACCATCCTCTGTCCCTGGGGATGTTGGGGATGCACGGAACTGCTTATGCCAACTTTGCAGTGAGTAACTGTGATTTGTTGATTGCGGTGGGGGCGCGGTTTGACGACCGTGTAACCGGCAAGTTAGATACATTTGCCAAGGACGCTAAGGTAATCCACATTGATATTGACCCGGCAGAAGTGGGGAAAAATCGTAAACCCGATGTGCCTATTGTGGGGGATGTGCGTCAGGTATTGATCGACCTGTTGCGGCGCAATCACGAAATGGGCAATGGATTGAACCCAGAACAAACGAAAGCATGGCGCGATCGCATTGCCCAATGGCAAAAACAATATCCCCTGGAAGAGCCCCATCCTTCGGAAACCCTTTCCCCCCAAGAAGCGATTGTGGAGTTGTGTCGCCAAGCCCCTCATGCGTACTACACCACCGACGTGGGTCAACACCAAATGTGGGCAGCCCAATTCCTGAAAACCGGCCCGCGCAAATGGGTGACAAGTGGAGGTTTGGGGACAATGGGCTATGGTGTTCCCGCTGCGGTGGGGGTGAAATTAGCCCTGCCAGAGGTGGAAACCATCTGCATTTCTGGGGATGGCAGTTTCCAAATGAATATGCAGGAACTTGGCACTATTTCCCATTACAAAGTGGGGGCAAAAATCGTCATCCTGAATAATGGTTGGTTGGGCATGGTGCGGCAATGGCAAGAAACTTTTTATGGGGAACGGTATGAAGCCACTGACCTGGAACAAGGCACCCCGGATTTTGTGAAGTTAGCCAATGTTTACGGCATTAAAGGCATTACCGTGAATACTCGCGAAGAATTGCCAGGGGCGATCGCGCAAATGTTAGCTCATAATGGCCCGGTAATTTTAGATGTCCATGTGAAGCGGGCAGAAAACTGTTACCCAATGGTTGCCCCCGGAAAGAGCAACACCGAAATGATGGGTTTACCCCAGACGGCAACCGAGGTGCTGGCTAACAGTATCCTAGAATGTCCCAGTTGCCATACGGTTAATCCTTCCAGCCATAAATGCTGTTCTGAATGTGGCACAAAACTGTAA